A genomic segment from Bacillus cereus G9842 encodes:
- a CDS encoding S8 family peptidase — protein MKKTTSTLLSMALVFSSFGALSAHAESLQKEKQFSPQLKTTIEQWGEHKIAQNVETKTTKEISVIVELQHAPLAAQTNIQHAPDLQNSNAQSYHAELKKAQEDTTKKIKEKAPGAKIKEVYNTLFSGFSISVPGDQITSLASLPEVKAVYPNLTYKLHETSKSATNEEAPNTGGLTIGAPEAWNLKDPSGKPLDGKGMKVAIIDSGVDYTHPDLKANYIGGYDTVDEDNDPMDGNVHGTHVAGIIAGNGKIKGVAPNASILAYRVMNDGGTGTTDDIIQGIERAIQDGADVLNLSLGQDLNVPDQPVTLTLERAAKLGVTAVVSNGNDGPKPWSVDAPGNASSVISVGASTVSIPFPTFQVTGSSKTYQGLPLSKSDFPIGNDSPLVYVGYGNPSDYAKQDVKGKFALILQGTSSTLVKAEQAKQAGALGVLLISSEKEINMMPEYFSREHLAVPVMQLSNTNGEELKTLITKRKKNIKIGQPKQTELIGNFSSRGPSQGSWLIKPDVVAPGVQITSTVPRGGYESHNGTSMAAPQVAGAVALLRQMHPDWTTEQLKAALANNAKTLHDVNENTYPVMAQGSGLINIPKAAQTNVLVKPNNVSFGLIKPNSGKVKLTQNVTLQNLSSKKKSFSPRVELLDANTNTKVKASVPSSISIQPNSSTEKPFTITVDSSLPQGVYTGNVYVKEQGAKEEIRIPFTFSIEPKDYKRIDGLEIINSTFSPNGDHVLDDNLINYYLVAPVDDVTLHANLVTKERVTYQGIIHQAKNATPGYKPFKWNGTKADGTPLADGLYQIEAVASNSGGETKQTAAVFLDRTAPKLTYEVDQENLVIRGKVDDILLDWMSESGWIAPGIPVRMQYEINGNGVWDQAFLNPWEKSYDIYFDRTQLQEGKNTIHIVATDAAGNTSNLTVNLEVK, from the coding sequence ATGAAAAAAACTACATCTACACTATTAAGCATGGCGCTTGTCTTTTCTAGTTTTGGAGCTTTAAGCGCTCATGCTGAATCACTACAAAAGGAGAAGCAATTTAGTCCACAATTAAAAACAACGATTGAACAGTGGGGAGAACATAAAATCGCTCAAAATGTTGAAACGAAAACAACAAAAGAAATATCAGTAATTGTAGAATTACAACATGCACCTCTCGCTGCTCAAACTAATATTCAGCATGCTCCAGATTTACAAAATAGTAATGCGCAGTCTTATCATGCTGAGCTAAAAAAAGCACAAGAAGATACGACTAAGAAAATAAAAGAAAAAGCACCTGGTGCAAAAATTAAAGAAGTGTATAATACGTTATTTTCTGGATTCTCTATTTCAGTTCCTGGAGATCAAATTACCTCTCTTGCCTCTTTACCTGAAGTAAAAGCAGTCTATCCGAACTTAACATATAAATTGCATGAAACATCAAAAAGTGCTACTAACGAAGAAGCACCAAATACCGGTGGACTGACAATTGGTGCACCTGAAGCGTGGAATTTAAAAGATCCATCTGGCAAACCGCTTGATGGAAAAGGCATGAAAGTAGCCATTATCGATTCTGGCGTAGACTATACACACCCTGACTTAAAGGCAAATTATATCGGTGGATATGACACGGTTGATGAAGATAACGATCCAATGGATGGTAACGTACATGGTACTCATGTAGCTGGAATTATTGCAGGTAATGGAAAAATTAAAGGCGTTGCTCCAAACGCTTCTATTCTAGCCTATCGTGTAATGAATGACGGTGGAACTGGTACAACAGATGATATTATCCAAGGAATTGAGCGAGCAATTCAAGATGGTGCGGATGTGTTAAACCTCTCCCTTGGGCAGGATTTAAATGTACCTGATCAGCCTGTAACATTAACGTTAGAACGAGCAGCGAAACTTGGTGTTACTGCTGTCGTTTCAAATGGAAATGACGGACCAAAACCTTGGTCTGTTGATGCTCCCGGTAACGCAAGTAGTGTCATTTCTGTTGGAGCATCTACGGTTTCTATCCCGTTTCCAACATTTCAAGTAACTGGTTCCAGCAAAACATATCAAGGGTTACCATTATCAAAATCCGATTTTCCAATAGGAAATGATTCTCCTCTTGTATATGTTGGTTATGGCAATCCAAGTGATTATGCAAAACAAGATGTGAAAGGGAAATTCGCACTTATTTTACAAGGTACTTCTAGTACATTAGTAAAAGCAGAACAAGCGAAGCAAGCTGGTGCACTTGGTGTGTTATTAATCTCTAGCGAAAAAGAAATTAATATGATGCCGGAATATTTTTCACGTGAACATCTAGCTGTCCCAGTAATGCAATTATCAAATACAAATGGGGAAGAATTAAAAACTTTAATTACAAAACGAAAGAAAAATATAAAAATTGGACAACCAAAGCAAACAGAACTTATCGGTAACTTTAGTTCAAGAGGACCATCACAAGGAAGTTGGCTAATAAAGCCTGATGTTGTTGCACCTGGAGTACAAATTACTAGTACAGTACCGCGAGGCGGCTATGAATCGCATAACGGAACAAGTATGGCTGCTCCGCAAGTAGCTGGAGCGGTTGCCCTCTTGCGTCAAATGCATCCTGATTGGACGACAGAACAATTGAAAGCGGCTCTTGCTAACAATGCAAAAACATTACATGATGTCAATGAAAATACATACCCTGTTATGGCACAAGGATCAGGTTTAATTAACATTCCGAAAGCAGCTCAAACAAATGTATTAGTAAAACCTAACAATGTCAGCTTTGGTCTTATTAAGCCAAATAGCGGAAAAGTAAAACTGACGCAAAATGTTACATTACAAAACCTTTCTAGTAAAAAGAAAAGTTTTTCACCTCGTGTGGAGTTACTAGATGCAAACACAAACACAAAAGTAAAAGCTTCTGTCCCTTCATCGATTAGCATTCAACCGAATAGTAGTACCGAAAAACCATTTACTATCACTGTAGATAGCTCACTACCACAAGGTGTGTATACTGGAAATGTATATGTAAAAGAACAAGGGGCAAAAGAAGAAATTCGAATTCCATTCACATTTAGTATCGAGCCTAAAGATTATAAACGTATCGATGGACTTGAAATTATTAATTCTACTTTTAGCCCAAATGGCGACCACGTACTAGATGATAATCTCATCAACTACTATTTAGTTGCGCCTGTGGATGATGTAACATTGCATGCAAATTTAGTTACGAAAGAACGTGTAACGTATCAAGGGATTATCCATCAAGCTAAAAATGCAACTCCTGGATACAAACCTTTCAAATGGAATGGTACAAAAGCAGATGGCACTCCTTTAGCTGACGGGCTATATCAAATCGAAGCAGTTGCTTCTAATTCTGGCGGAGAAACAAAACAAACAGCTGCTGTATTTCTTGATCGAACTGCACCTAAGTTAACATACGAAGTTGACCAAGAAAATCTCGTAATTAGAGGAAAAGTTGATGATATTCTACTAGATTGGATGTCAGAATCTGGTTGGATAGCACCTGGTATTCCAGTGAGAATGCAATATGAAATTAACGGAAATGGTGTATGGGACCAGGCATTCCTGAACCCTTGGGAGAAAAGCTATGACATTTATTTCGACCGTACTCAATTACAAGAAGGAAAAAATACTATTCACATTGTAGCAACTGATGCAGCTGGCAATACCTCTAATTTAACTGTTAATTTAGAAGTGAAATAA
- a CDS encoding aromatic amino acid hydroxylase: MTKKTEIPSHLKPFVSTQHYDQYTPVNHAVWRYIMRQNHSFLKDVAHPAYVNGLQSSGINIDAIPKVEEMNECLAPSGWGAVTIDGLIPGVAFFDFQGHGLLPIATDIRKVENIEYTPAPDIVHEAAGHAPILLDPTYAKYVKRFGQIGAKAFSTKEEHDAFEAVRTLTIVKESPTSTPDEVKAAENAVIEKQNLVSGLSEAEQISRLFWWTVEYGLIGNIDDPKIYGAGLLSSVGESKHCLTDAVEKVPFSIEACTGTTYDVTKMQPQLFVCESFEELTDALETFSKTMAFKTGGKEGLEKAIRSENYATAELNSGLQITGTFSETIENDAGELIYMRTNSPTALALHNKQLANHSTSVHSDGFGTPIGLLTENIALENCTDEQLQSLGITIGTIAEFTFASGIHVKGTVTDIVKNDKKIALISFIDCTVTYNARVLFDASWGAFDMAVGSQITSVFPGAADAAAFFPMDEEVQGLPAPLVLNELERMYQTVRDIRSEGILHNAHIDQLVAIQEVLNKFYAKEWLLRLEILELLLEHNKGHEASATLLQQLSTFTTDEAVTRLINNGLALLPVKDVKNDAKIN; encoded by the coding sequence ATGACAAAGAAAACAGAAATTCCATCGCATTTAAAACCATTTGTATCCACACAACATTATGATCAATACACACCGGTGAATCACGCTGTGTGGCGTTATATTATGAGACAAAATCATAGCTTCTTAAAAGACGTTGCTCATCCAGCCTATGTGAACGGACTACAATCATCTGGTATTAATATAGATGCAATTCCAAAAGTAGAAGAAATGAATGAGTGTTTGGCACCAAGCGGCTGGGGCGCTGTAACAATTGACGGACTTATTCCTGGCGTAGCATTCTTCGATTTTCAAGGACACGGATTACTACCGATTGCAACAGATATCCGGAAAGTAGAAAATATCGAGTACACACCAGCTCCAGATATCGTACACGAAGCCGCAGGACACGCACCGATTTTACTTGATCCTACATATGCAAAATATGTGAAACGTTTTGGGCAAATTGGTGCAAAAGCTTTCTCTACAAAAGAAGAACATGATGCATTTGAAGCTGTTCGTACATTAACGATAGTAAAAGAAAGCCCTACTTCTACTCCTGATGAAGTTAAGGCTGCTGAAAATGCTGTAATTGAAAAACAAAACTTAGTTTCTGGTTTATCGGAAGCTGAACAAATTTCACGTCTTTTCTGGTGGACAGTAGAATATGGATTGATCGGAAATATAGATGATCCAAAGATATATGGTGCTGGTCTCCTTTCTTCTGTTGGCGAAAGCAAACATTGCTTAACAGACGCTGTAGAAAAGGTTCCATTTTCTATCGAAGCATGTACAGGGACAACTTATGACGTAACAAAAATGCAACCACAACTATTTGTTTGTGAATCCTTTGAAGAATTAACAGATGCGCTTGAAACATTTTCTAAAACAATGGCCTTTAAAACAGGTGGAAAAGAAGGTTTAGAAAAAGCAATTCGCTCTGAGAACTATGCAACAGCTGAGCTAAATAGTGGATTACAAATTACAGGTACATTTAGCGAGACAATTGAAAACGATGCAGGTGAATTAATTTACATGCGAACAAATTCGCCAACGGCATTAGCGCTTCATAATAAACAGTTAGCGAATCATTCTACTTCTGTACACAGTGACGGATTTGGAACACCGATTGGATTACTCACTGAAAATATTGCATTAGAAAATTGTACAGACGAACAACTACAATCATTAGGAATTACAATTGGAACTATCGCTGAGTTTACTTTCGCAAGTGGTATTCATGTAAAAGGAACAGTAACAGATATTGTGAAAAACGATAAGAAAATTGCTCTTATTTCCTTTATCGATTGCACAGTTACTTATAACGCCCGCGTTTTATTTGATGCTTCATGGGGCGCATTTGATATGGCTGTTGGCTCACAAATCACTTCAGTATTCCCAGGTGCCGCAGATGCCGCAGCATTTTTCCCAATGGATGAAGAAGTTCAAGGACTTCCTGCTCCACTTGTACTGAATGAACTTGAACGTATGTATCAAACAGTGCGAGATATTCGAAGTGAGGGGATTTTACACAACGCGCATATCGATCAATTAGTAGCAATTCAAGAAGTATTAAATAAATTTTATGCGAAAGAATGGTTGCTGCGCCTTGAAATATTAGAGTTACTTTTAGAGCATAACAAAGGGCATGAAGCATCGGCAACATTACTACAACAACTTTCTACTTTCACAACTGATGAAGCTGTAACACGCCTTATTAACAATGGTCTTGCTTTACTTCCAGTAAAGGATGTGAAAAATGATGCTAAGATTAACTGA
- a CDS encoding 4a-hydroxytetrahydrobiopterin dehydratase: MMLRLTEEEVHEELLKVDKWMVKDEKWIERKYMFSDYLKGVEFVSEAAKLSEEHNHHPFILIQYKAVIITLSSWNAKGLTKLDFELAKQFDELFLQNEKAIIRK; encoded by the coding sequence ATGATGCTAAGATTAACTGAAGAAGAAGTTCACGAAGAATTATTGAAGGTAGATAAATGGATGGTAAAAGATGAGAAATGGATTGAACGAAAATATATGTTTTCCGACTACTTAAAAGGAGTCGAATTTGTCTCTGAAGCCGCCAAACTATCAGAAGAACATAATCACCATCCATTTATCCTTATCCAGTATAAAGCAGTTATTATTACTTTGTCATCTTGGAATGCAAAAGGTTTAACGAAACTAGATTTTGAGCTTGCAAAACAATTTGATGAACTATTTTTACAAAACGAAAAAGCAATCATAAGAAAATAA
- a CDS encoding VOC family protein, giving the protein MSFQLHPDTTLDVVHLYVSNVKKSLEFYTEVLSMKVLKEEEAVVTFGNENGEPLLIIEEKKEAFPKQRGRTGLYHYAILLPSRQDLANVLHHLVEMVYPLHGGADHYFSEALYLADPDGNGIEIYHDRQKEVWRDENGELPFVSNPLAGEELLQQGSTWNGFPAGTVMGHIHFHVADLEEAKRFYVDGLGFEVTIPARNGALFVSAGGYHHHIGLNTWQGEGVPPQMPGSVGLKYFTVVLANEKQKEQVCESLKNIGKIATYKDGILQAQDPFGHCIHFKIKGEA; this is encoded by the coding sequence ATGAGTTTTCAACTTCATCCCGATACAACACTTGATGTTGTTCATTTATACGTATCTAATGTAAAGAAATCACTAGAGTTTTATACGGAAGTACTAAGTATGAAGGTGCTAAAAGAAGAAGAAGCAGTCGTTACATTTGGGAATGAAAATGGTGAACCACTTCTTATCATTGAAGAAAAGAAAGAAGCTTTTCCGAAGCAAAGAGGAAGAACAGGGTTATATCATTACGCAATTTTATTACCAAGTAGGCAGGATTTAGCGAATGTTCTTCATCATCTTGTAGAGATGGTATATCCACTACATGGCGGAGCCGATCATTACTTTAGTGAAGCTCTTTATTTAGCTGATCCAGATGGAAACGGGATTGAAATTTATCATGATCGACAAAAAGAAGTTTGGCGTGATGAGAATGGAGAACTCCCATTTGTTAGTAACCCGTTAGCTGGTGAAGAATTATTACAACAAGGAAGTACATGGAATGGCTTTCCAGCTGGTACTGTGATGGGGCATATTCATTTCCATGTAGCTGATTTAGAGGAAGCGAAACGTTTCTATGTTGATGGTCTTGGTTTTGAAGTAACGATCCCAGCTCGTAATGGAGCGTTGTTCGTATCTGCAGGTGGTTATCATCACCATATCGGTTTAAATACATGGCAAGGTGAAGGGGTACCACCGCAAATGCCAGGTTCTGTTGGTTTAAAATATTTCACAGTTGTACTAGCGAATGAAAAACAAAAAGAGCAAGTATGTGAAAGCTTAAAAAATATTGGCAAGATTGCTACGTACAAAGATGGAATATTACAAGCCCAGGATCCATTTGGACATTGTATCCATTTCAAAATAAAAGGAGAAGCCTAA